TCAAGGGGATCAAGGTCTCCTCCCACGAAGGGAAGCTCCGGATGGTGGTGGAGACTCCCGACGGGAAGCCGATGCCTTTTCTCGTCAACGCCGACAAGAACGGGCTGCTCCTGTCCGTCGGTGGAGGAGCCGATGAGAAAGTCGCCAGCACCGACCGCCTGGAGGCCGGAAAGGCCGTTCCCGCAGGCGCCACGGTCGTGGGGATCGACCTCGAGGATCTTCCCGGAGCTTCCAACGTGGTCATCGCCACATCGGGAAACCCGGCATACCAGGCATCGAGGAACGGGGACGTCGTGACGCTCACCTTCCAGGGCGCCGCCGCGGAGAAGAATCTTCTCCGAATGATCGACGCCCGGAAATTCGAGATCCCCGTCCGGACGATCCAGTCCACTTCGGGGAAGAGCGGAACCAGCGTGGCGATCGCGTTCGCCCCGGGATCCTCCTATACCGTGGAGAAGAAGGGGGACGCGGTGGTGGTCGCCTTCGCCAAGGGGCAGCCTTCCGCGGCATCCGAGCTCGTGGCGCGGGCCGTCCCGGTTCCCGCCGGGGTGCGGGAGAACGCGGAGGCGCCCACGAACGGCGGACCGTCCGCGAACGGCGGGGCGCCCTCGGAAGCGAAGCAGTGGGGATTCCTCATGGGAGTCTCCGACATCGGCCGCAAGTATAAAGGGCAGCGGATCTCCCTGGATTTCCAGGACGCGGAGCTGGCGAATATTTTCCGGATCATCGCGGAGGTCAGCAACCTCAACGTCATCACCTCCGACGAGGTGAGAGGCAAGGTGACGTTGCGGCTGATCAACGTACCTTGGGATCAGGCGCTCGACATCATCCTCCGCGCGAAGTCGCTCGGAGCGGCGCAGGAGGGGAACGTCCTGCGGATCGCGCCCATCGCCTCGCTCCAGAAGGAGGAGCAGGAACGGCTCAACGCCCAGAAGCAGATCGAGACGGCCAAGGTCGAGGCGATCGCCCGCGAGGAGGAAGCCCGTACAGCGCGGGAGGCGGTTTTCGATACGATTCCGGTCAGCTACTCCAAGGCATCCGAGCTGCTCGCCAAGATCAAGCCGCAGGCCTCGAAGTACGGCAAGCTCGACAGCGACGACCGCACGAACGTGCTGATCATCCGCGACCTGCCGCAGAACATCGCGATGCTCCGGGAGCTGGTCGCCCGGCTCGATACAGCCACCCCCCAGGTACTGATCGAAGCCCGCATCGTCGAGGTCGATACGACCTTCACCCGCGAGCTCGGCGTGCAGTGGGGCGGCACCTACAAAGACCGGAGCGGAAACACCCAGTACGGGATCACCGGCGCCCAGACAGCGGGGGGCGCATCGATACCGACCGGCGCGATCAATGCAACGAACGTCACGCCGTTCACACCGACGGCGCCCGCCCCGACCTACGCGGTGAACCTGCCGGCCGCTATCGGCACGGGCTCCGGCGGCGGGATCTCCTTCGGCATCCTGCGGGATAACCTCCGGCTCGACCTCACGCTGTCGGCGCTCGAGTCTTCCGGAAAGGCCAAGATCGTATCCTCTCCCAAGGTCGTTACGGTCGACAACAAGGAGGCGACGATCGAGCAGGGGACACAGATTCCGTACTCCACCGTGTCCGCTTCCGGCACGAACACGCAGTTCGTCGACGCGACGCTGAGCCTCAAGGTAACGCCCCATATCACCCCTGACGGGCGCGTGTCGATGAAGCTCGAGGCGAAGAACGACTCGCAGGGGGAAACGGGCGCCACCGGGCAGCCGGCCATCAACAAGAAGAAGGCGACCACCGAGGTGCTGATCGGCGACGGCGAGACGACCGTCATCGGCGGCATCCTCCAGATCACGCGGTCGGAGAACATGGCCGGGCTTCCGTGGCTCTCGAAGATCCCGGTCCTCGGATATTTGTTCCGGAAGGACTCGAACACTGCGAGGAACCGCGAGCTGCTGATCTTCATCACGCCGAAGATCCTGAAAGCGGAACCCGTCCAGGCAAGGGCTTTCTGAACCGGGCGGAAGGATAACGTTTCGGGAGGCGCCCGGGCCGCGGACGGCCTGGGTGCCTCTTTTTCATTTTCGGGCGGAGGGGGAAAGACATCGCGCGAATGACGTTTCGGACCGCGGGCGAGACTCACGGCCCCGCGCTGGTGACGGTCGTCGAGGGGCTGCCGGCCGGACTTCCGGTCCGCGCGGGGGACATCGACCGGGAGCTGCGCCGGAGGCAGGTCGGGTACGGGCGCGGGGACCGGATGCTGATCGAGAAGGACTCCGCGGAGATCCTCTCCGGCGTCCGCTTCGGGAAGACGCTGGGCGGGCCGGTGGCGCTGATGATCCGGAACCTCGACTGGCCCAACTGGCTGGACAAGATGGCGCAGGACGGCGAAGGCGAGGGGATCGAGCCGCTGGACACGGCCCGTCCCGGGCATGCGGATCTCGCCGGGGCGCTGAAATACGACCACCGGGACGTCCGCAACGTCCTGGAGCGCGCAAGCGCCCGGGAAACCGCGGCGCGGGTGATGGCCGGGGCGCTGGCGAAACGGCTGCTCGGCGAGCTCGGGGTCGCGATCGTCGGCCACGTGCTTTCCATCGGAAAGTTCCGCGTGCCGGCGGAAGCGAGCGGGAACCCGGAGGCCGCCGCGAAGGCGGAGTCGAGCCCGCTGCGGATGTCGGATCCCGCGACCGAAGCGGAAGCCTGCCGCTGGATCGACGGCCTGAAGGATGCCGGCACCACCGCCGGAGGGGTCGTGGAAGTGATCGCCACGGGCGTCCCTCCGGGACTCGGTTCCTGCGTCGCGTGGGACCGACGGCTGGACGGGCGGCTCGGCCAGGCCTTGATGAGCATCCACGCGATCAAGGGGGTGGAGATCGGCGGCGGTTACGACCTTGCGGCGCTGCCCGGGGGCGAGGCGCACGACGAGGTGTTTCCCGGCCCTTCGCAGCGCAACCGTCTCTTCGGCGGCCGTACCCTGCCGTTCCACCGCGAGACGAACCGGGCGGGAGGATTGGAAGGAGGGATGACGAACGGGGAGCCGGTCGTGGCGCGCGTCGCGATGAAGCCGATCCCCACGCAATCCGAGCCGCTGCGCACCGTGACCGTGTGGAGCTGGGAGCCCTCGTCCGCCCACCGGGAGCGGAGCGATGTCTGCGCCGTTCCCGCGGCCTCCGTGGTCGCGGAGGCGATGGTCGCCATCGTCCTTGCGGACGCATTCCTGGAGAAATTCGGGGGAGATGCGTTGCGGGATCTCCTCTATAATTATTCGCATTACCTGGAACGCATCTGCGGGAAATGAACCCGCGCGGACGATTTCCCGGGGTGGTTCTCGTAGGTTTCATGGGGTCCGGCAAGAGCTCGGTCGGCAA
The sequence above is a segment of the Thermodesulfobacteriota bacterium genome. Coding sequences within it:
- the pilQ gene encoding type IV pilus secretin PilQ; its protein translation is MITPFRLSGRFFRSRITLGMAALTLACLLAAQPVTAAEGPAGARVKELAVSRTPYNTNILAVIEGAIGNYNSFKTDDPFRIVVDIWGVAQGTVASDIPVDTPQVKGIKVSSHEGKLRMVVETPDGKPMPFLVNADKNGLLLSVGGGADEKVASTDRLEAGKAVPAGATVVGIDLEDLPGASNVVIATSGNPAYQASRNGDVVTLTFQGAAAEKNLLRMIDARKFEIPVRTIQSTSGKSGTSVAIAFAPGSSYTVEKKGDAVVVAFAKGQPSAASELVARAVPVPAGVRENAEAPTNGGPSANGGAPSEAKQWGFLMGVSDIGRKYKGQRISLDFQDAELANIFRIIAEVSNLNVITSDEVRGKVTLRLINVPWDQALDIILRAKSLGAAQEGNVLRIAPIASLQKEEQERLNAQKQIETAKVEAIAREEEARTAREAVFDTIPVSYSKASELLAKIKPQASKYGKLDSDDRTNVLIIRDLPQNIAMLRELVARLDTATPQVLIEARIVEVDTTFTRELGVQWGGTYKDRSGNTQYGITGAQTAGGASIPTGAINATNVTPFTPTAPAPTYAVNLPAAIGTGSGGGISFGILRDNLRLDLTLSALESSGKAKIVSSPKVVTVDNKEATIEQGTQIPYSTVSASGTNTQFVDATLSLKVTPHITPDGRVSMKLEAKNDSQGETGATGQPAINKKKATTEVLIGDGETTVIGGILQITRSENMAGLPWLSKIPVLGYLFRKDSNTARNRELLIFITPKILKAEPVQARAF
- the aroC gene encoding chorismate synthase, whose product is MTFRTAGETHGPALVTVVEGLPAGLPVRAGDIDRELRRRQVGYGRGDRMLIEKDSAEILSGVRFGKTLGGPVALMIRNLDWPNWLDKMAQDGEGEGIEPLDTARPGHADLAGALKYDHRDVRNVLERASARETAARVMAGALAKRLLGELGVAIVGHVLSIGKFRVPAEASGNPEAAAKAESSPLRMSDPATEAEACRWIDGLKDAGTTAGGVVEVIATGVPPGLGSCVAWDRRLDGRLGQALMSIHAIKGVEIGGGYDLAALPGGEAHDEVFPGPSQRNRLFGGRTLPFHRETNRAGGLEGGMTNGEPVVARVAMKPIPTQSEPLRTVTVWSWEPSSAHRERSDVCAVPAASVVAEAMVAIVLADAFLEKFGGDALRDLLYNYSHYLERICGK